In the Bufo gargarizans isolate SCDJY-AF-19 unplaced genomic scaffold, ASM1485885v1 original_scaffold_1247_pilon, whole genome shotgun sequence genome, one interval contains:
- the LOC122923137 gene encoding uncharacterized protein LOC122923137, with the protein MLSQDVQMPDRVFICKAIEFILKHNYFTFNNIFYLQTQGTAMGTKFAPSYANLFMGMFEDKIGFLSHPNIKFYRRFIEDIIFIWKGDSAKLCKFIEELNSNDWNLTFTLEFSATSVIFLDLKLTIENNKIITQTHFKTVDANSYLEYTSCHHSKWIRNIPFSQLKRIRRNCSDDRTVKTQIGFLKKRFRDKGYPKKLLEDSIKRISKTSQLDSLQPKVVNSASGTKDPGLMRRLSLVTRYSSQHNLIREIFRKNWSILLKDPLLNKSITPTPILTFRRAKTLKNLVAPSCPKLEHVSDMGKKTKGTPGIFKCKSSRCKCCLMITYGISNKESLE; encoded by the coding sequence GTACAAATGCCAGACAGAGTTTTTATTTGTAAGGCcatagaatttattttaaaacacaATTATTTCACTTTTAATAATATCTTTTATCTACAAACCCAAGGCACAGCAATGGGTACGAAATTTGCGCCATCCTACGCTAATTTATTTATGGGTATGTTTGAAGATAAGATTGGCTTTCTATCCCATCCCAATATTAAATTTTATCGGAGATTTATAGAGgacatcatttttatttggaagggggATAGTGCTAAACTATGTAAATTTATTGAGGAACTGAATTCCAATGATTGGAATCTAACCTTCACCTTGGAATTTAGCGCCACATCGGTCATCtttttggatcttaaacttaccATAGAGAATAACAAAATTATTACACAAACTCACTTTAAGACGGTCGATGCAAACAGTTATCTAGAGTACACGAGTTGTCATCACTCCAAGTGGATTAGAAACATCCCCTTTAGTCAATTAAAAAGAATTAGGAGAAACTGCTCTGACGACCGTACGGTAAAAACTCAAATAGGATTCCTCAAGAAGAGGTTCAGGGACAAAGGGTacccaaaaaaattattggaAGACTCCATCAAAAGGATCTCGAAAACATCCCAATTGGATAGTCTACAACCGAAGGTTGTGAATTCAGCATCTGGAACAAAAGACCCTGGCCTGATGCGGCGTTTGAGTTTGGTCACCAGATACAGCTCCCAACACAATCTCATtcgggaaattttcagaaaaaactgGTCCATATTATTAAAGGATCCCCTTTTGAATAAAAGCATCACACCTACACCTATTCTGACGTTCCGTAGAGCTAAAACTCTAAAAAATCTAGTGGCCCCCTCCTGTCCAAAATTAGAGCACGTCTCGGatatggggaaaaaaacaaaaggcACTCCGGGTATATTTAAGTGTAAGAGCAGTAGATGTAAGTGTTGCCTTATGATTACTTATGGCATTAGCAACAAAGAATCCCTCGAATGA